In Bactrocera neohumeralis isolate Rockhampton chromosome 5, APGP_CSIRO_Bneo_wtdbg2-racon-allhic-juicebox.fasta_v2, whole genome shotgun sequence, the genomic window tgcgacagtgcatgtggcccagcgctggccaagcttccgcgaagcctaGCTATGTAGTAGTATTCTTCGGAGGATAGGGTGGCACTGATACGTTCCCATTccaccgatagcggttctagggtgccttttctgTCTAGCTCAttagctttacagtttcctgcgattccgctgtgacctggcacccataccagtcttatcacaaagaaaTTTGATGCTATTGAAAGCGAGGTTAGGCTCTCtttgaccagccctgaacgcactgaTAATGAGTTCTAGTACCGCCGCACTGCTTTCTATCCACTTAGAACATCATCAAACTTCACATCTCTGTAGGAGCCGGCAACCTCGGCTTGCAACCTTTACACGATTTTATCTTGAAAGGCTGTTTTCAGAATCGATGAGGAAACATTCGCCAAAACGGCTGGACCGGTTGACTTGAATTTTTCACACATCCTTTGTAGATATATTTGTTAGGTAATGATCGAAGAGGTaagattttttgtaatattgatTCCTTAAGCCATTGTGAAGTGTTAATTCTTCGGGAAGCCGCCACTTGgtcgaaaatcaaaattttgactaatCCTTTGATCATTAGCATTATCCGTCTATGGCATAAGCAACgtatttacaataacaaataatagaGATAAATCGGTAACAATTTTTACACATgcaaactaaaataattatattccaATCAAGCGTAATCGaaagaaaaacttattttaatcaTAACTGCACATTTCCTtcatttttaatacttatttattagttattatttttaacgcCCATCGCCTGTGCGAACTTGATGGCCGGAAGTACACTCAATATAAAACTAATAGCAATTTCTTCCGCTTCCTTTTCATTTCATACGTGCACACATCCGCCTACCAACAACGAtatctgctgctgctgctgctgccatcTGCCAACTCCCCCTCACATTCCGCATAACGgcataaacgaaaaaaaaaattgtatagatGTGGCCAGGAGACACGTGTCATACCACGTATACTGCAATTACGCTCGCattggatgaaatcggagaaGGAATCGATGCGACTAATGGAGGCGGGCATCACCAAGGAGGTGATGAACGGTGCAATAGCGCAATTTTGTCTCGAAATCATCGCTAAACATGGCGAACCAGCGCCTCGTCTATGCAATAAGGATCCGCTGACGCTAAAGATGGGCTCCTACGTGATAGAACTATTTCCAAATGTAATTATCGTTCGTTGTCGTTTGGCACATCTGACACGAACATACTTTGTAACTCTACTACACTCGACATGTCACTTAACCGTATACCGTCGCTTCTCTTCctctcttttattttatttttttttcgtatctCTTTTATCTCACTTTTCTTTTGGCTTGTCAACCGCTTGGCGTGGGCGTCGCTACATGTTGCAACATAATTTCGCTTTTAGGCGAAGTTCCTGTTTATGGTAAGAGATGGGCGCGCCACAGTGCATTCAATCATCTCGCGCCATGTGACGATAACCGGCTTCGATTTGACCAGCTATCGGCAGTGTATGCGGAAGTGGAACTTCGCCATCGAAGTGATGCACAACCAATGCAAGGAGATCGGCAAGGAGCGCTGCATGATGGTAAGTCCATATGTCtatgtgcatttgtgtgtgAATTGATATTTTTCCCGGCGAAACCCTACTATATAACGTACATTGTGGGAGGAACGCTTGCGTGCTCTCAAGTGCTTACAAATGGCGTAGGTTTGGCGCGGCAACTTCAGTCATTGATTGATTGAAACGTGTAGCATATTGACAAATACGTCGAGTTCGCGTTCGTGCAACGAACAACTGCAAAAAAGCTACCTTCAAAACGAACTGACAGTGCGACGTGTCAAAAAAAATCTAGCGAAAAATCAAATTGTAAAACTCAACCGTTATTTGCGCTTTGTTGCCGCAATTCACTAGCTGATTTTGGTGATttcacatttcatttttttcgatttcattttaaagtttacattttaattttcaattcacaTTTTCCATTTGATTGATGACTTAATGGTTTAGTCGGTTGTGAATGCAAATGCGAATTGCTTCAACCGCATTTATCATTTCGTTTGCGAGTTCGTTAGTAAAAAACCATTgtatttttcacatatcattTGATCgcttaattgaattaaaattcaaattgtcCACTTTTTCGCCACGTTTTTATGTTTGCTTTCCACCTCGTGTCAATAGTTtacatttctttcttttttcaggTTTACTATGAACAATTGGTTCTGCATCCCGAGGAGTGGAtgcgaaaaatattgaaattcctGGATGTTCCATGGAATGATGCGGTTTTGCATCACGAGGAGTTCATCAATAAGCCAAATGGTGTGCCGCTCTCCAAGTAAGTCTGAGTCACATATGTATGCTTCGATATTAATATTTACTATAACAATATTTGGGACCACTTAAAACTTCAAGGGTGATCCAtccgaggttccctacttttttaaagaaaaagtactgaaacttcaaattgaatgaggaatgtttattatcgtgcgaaagaacattctttggcagttatttttttaagattatccctttcaaatgttagacgcggctacgtctcagatagtccatccgttgagcacaatttcgatgactcgttcgagcatttcgactaggaACTGGTGAACGATGACTGATATCTGCTAaattgaagcgggattgtgcgtatagactttagacttggcatatccccacaggaaaaagtatgATGAgacggtatgatatcacacgatctgggtggccaatcgaccggcccaaaacgtgaaattatctgcgcaccgaagtgttctctcaataaatccattgattgatgtgatttgtgggaagtggcgacggcttgttgaaaccaaatatcggcgagatcacgagcttaaaTTTCAGTCATCAAAGTGTTGGTTATCATGACGTGACAtcggtcgtcattgacggttacgttcacACCGGCATCACTTTTGAAGGAATatgtaccgatgattccaccagcccacaaaccacaccaaagcgttgttttttctggataaagtGGCagctcttcaggttgctcttcgttccaagtgacacaattttgcttgcttacatacccattaagacaactatgaataaaatttgactcgaaaacgtcggattttcttggaacttttcaagagcccatagagcaaaacgatgtcgcttgggaacgctgagcgacttcagttcttgcacaagctgtattttgtacactttcgattgaagatctcaacgtaaaatgaGCCAAGTtcttccatacgtcagtccgagttgctgcgaatggcgccgaatcgactcttcacggtaTTCGTGTACACTCACAGCTcaactgctatattttcttcactgcgtgctggaggTGGTCTAAGTTTTTTGCCTCTTATGCTCCACGGGGAAGCAAAGAGACgctataggttaggttaggttatactgcCCCGCCGACACGCTAAACATAGACCGATTTTTAGTAATGTCAGATGAAGATTCAGCTTAATTTGAGCTGAACGTCAAagctttttgcgaactttaagagcgacttgGGTAGTAGGTGTTCTAGCGTCTCTGTAATGCTTACTTTGCTGCCGTACCCATAATATCCCAAAGCGGGACCCACAATAAATAGATATTAAGATTATTCTGCGGTGATATCTTTCCGAAGAACTTCGACAATTAGAATGTCAAGACTTGTACCTTTATCTTGGGCTCTAATCGAAAAATCTGAACCTCTATAACTGGCTTTCTGAAGTCAAAAAGCTCACTACATCTTCGATGAAAATTATAGGACATTGCTGTTCTGTTGTTGAACGCTCTCTTTCACGAAGAAGGCCGCACGTCAGAGTTATACAaggagtgttccaaagtaaacaggaccttttgaatctagcgcccctgttgtccagtgagaatttcatgacattttatcgattgcaagtgaagttattgtCTTTTAAatatcagtatgtttgtgttatcggtgcgaaaatgagcttcgaacaaagagccaacattaaattttgttttgaaattggtaaaacttttaccgaaacgtttcaattgatgaaacaagtttatggcgatgattgcctatcccgtagcagagtgcacgagtggtttcaacgttttcaaagaggtcgtgaggacataaatgacgatcaacatgtgggccaatcaaaatccgtgatcaccggaaattccattgaaactgtgcgtgaattcatcaacaatcagaaatggaattgaacatctccaaaacatcgatttatcgcattttgaccgaacatttgcgcttacgaaaggtgtgtgcatggtttgttccgcacaaattgactgacaaccaaaaattgctcagaatccaacattcgatcgacgcttgtgagcgattatttgaccaaaaatcaaattttaaccattaaccactcaccgtattcctctgatatggcaccgtgcgacttcttccttttcggaaaaatgcatttgcccatgaaaggaaaccgtaatgcagacgtagaggccattcaaaaggctcgcaccggcatactggcggccataccggccaacgagctaaaacactcg contains:
- the LOC126759651 gene encoding protein-tyrosine sulfotransferase isoform X2, with product MRLQYRNKKATLWLMVTIVVVTMFLFKFTEFAPTCFFKNDVTSPDGSLMVREEKYVMGEDQKTYSYGREMPLIFIGGVPRSGTTLMRAMLDAHPDVRCGQETRVIPRILQLRSHWMKSEKESMRLMEAGITKEVMNGAIAQFCLEIIAKHGEPAPRLCNKDPLTLKMGSYVIELFPNAKFLFMVRDGRATVHSIISRHVTITGFDLTSYRQCMRKWNFAIEVMHNQCKEIGKERCMMVYYEQLVLHPEEWMRKILKFLDVPWNDAVLHHEEFINKPNGVPLSKVERSSDQVIKPVNLEALSKWVGNIPENVVRDMADIAPMLSVLGYDPYANPPDYGKGQPATMGK